The following are encoded in a window of Primulina eburnea isolate SZY01 chromosome 4, ASM2296580v1, whole genome shotgun sequence genomic DNA:
- the LOC140829684 gene encoding protein BIG GRAIN 1-like E: MYATSPNNMYKYSFNWRNDSGELDVFEAARYFSCVVDDQIPGNFNNDADFSQEVIDEGKQHQVQRAARMSLDSIMQHEISTPQEQAKDSHKAKEYKKYRQPSSPGGKLASFLNSLFNQTRSKKRKSHSVGPKYFEEKEIPGERRERRRSVCHFQINAKAKNVDSKSRNFFLSSGLMLATPTKPFKEVGFRDLFERQKRKDDGNLKPNSLQNELRSEKKCTDVPWINNKKSGMDWIDDQYTSEEKEFRKFSDCDDGGDTDSSSDLFELPNCDFEFYSKSLPVHATTRANSIRRSAPV, encoded by the coding sequence ATGTATGCCACAAGTCCTAATAACATGTACAAGTACTCATTCAACTGGAGGAACGATTCCGGGGAGCTCGACGTGTTCGAGGCAGCTCGGTATTTCTCCTGTGTTGTTGATGATCAAATTCCAGGGAACTTCAACAATGATGCAGATTTTTCGCAGGAAGTCATCGACGAAGGAAAGCAGCATCAAGTTCAGAGGGCTGCAAGAATGAGCCTCGATTCGATAATGCAGCACGAGATAAGTACTCCACAAGAACAAGCAAAAGATTCACATAAAGCGAAGGAATACAAGAAATACAGGCAGCCAAGTTCTCCAGGCGGTAAGCTTGCTAGTTTCTTGAATTCACTGTTCAATCAAACGAGATCGAAGAAGCGCAAATCCCACTCCGTCGGCCCGaaatattttgaagaaaaagaaaTCCCAGGTGAAAGAAGGGAAAGAAGACGCAGCGTTTGCCATTTTCAGATCAATGCTAAAGCTAAAAATGTCGATTCTAAATCCAGGAATTTTTTCTTGAGTTCCGGTCTTATGCTAGCCACTCCCACAAAACCTTTCAAAGAAGTCGGATTCAGGGATTTGTTTGAGCGTCAGAAGCGTAAAGATGATGGGAATTTGAAGCCAAACTCTTTGCAGAATGAGCTTCGTTCCGAGAAAAAGTGCACAGATGTCCCCTGGATTAACAACAAGAAGTCTGGCATGGATTGGATTGATGATCAGTACACATCGGAAGAAAAAGAGTTCAGGAAATTCAGTGATTGTGATGATGGTGGAGATACTGATTCAAGTTCGGATCTGTTTGAATTGCCAAATTGTGATTTCGAATTTTATTCAAAAAGTTTGCCTGTTCATGCAACAACTCGGGCAAACAGCATCAGGAGAAGTGCACCAGTTTAA